From the Cydia pomonella isolate Wapato2018A chromosome 23, ilCydPomo1, whole genome shotgun sequence genome, one window contains:
- the LOC133530806 gene encoding uncharacterized protein LOC133530806, producing MEFSAEVTDERSSSGSGRAVGMADAFDYLTQCFFCGGDASETFARQVLKQPASKRQNYVARVSHSHVADNLYWTSLDYPDSEVGEFRKRIKDKDLVALRARYHLHCSTRFRFPRRPRGAGAGAGRGRPPDEDLRAEFESIYNHIHDNWEDSQFDLSDFNFTGSLRTFVQKIEDRYGGVLKSKNNFVVVPPAQEILKEKWHEEKLEDERSERLRIVRTAANIILEDIRSILFDTNNYPPPSSFLDEVNSVIPETLKTFVETVVTKYQKNPEPLKSTVTALSHSIMTAARPRTFKSPLLLGIGSLIHQKYASKSLIDLLSSVGFCASYKDVRQLEVAMASKSVSQSRPEFTQFVFDSVQSDKGPLLVGVQCNTPKTKDTPIKLQENISDFSKVKYKATLKKYRPKSNLMNVLIEDHRDDTAILPTRGDALWLFGKSEPSLNMPGWENFISKMPTEKEHQISEIRPLPVIETPPSRDAIYTALKEAQKKTKGTCLVTFDQPMYQLAQKIVTNPSSLMLDVVLKLGGFDLIKSFLGVIGFIMSGSGLKELWCSIYAPEHIEKMMTGHAFPRAVRAHFLTRSALFNIITKDFDLTTEERLEIEGILEGHYMPEYENEKNYQEPLAITLELLEKRGPTAQLWVQYFRMTTLVAQFIEAERAANWDLHLSSIKKMLPYFHAAGYFEYAKSCSLYIQDMKGLETKMNEEEFEKFTKKGYFAVRWTGNFEWPDRAVEKTMTLLKRPGGVTNGTKVTDDFLANWLFASPPLSIVSQVVENFCKPSEIEPNTMDKQDSAKLQSWFEEHNPFAETGNLVALSMDTTGKDLNCHEAEMVGKQIMKETIGQKYRDVRYERIHCVRPLSVDKSIEIEGLHVPIEPDTILKRIYKTSEEKLKSFFEYELAPYPMSLFDDRGISESNKSSLFDQFLPVEITDGDNRFYVLDGEFLLRKVTWKEGATVSNISCSYVEYVKTYFKNVIVIFGSNKASDTARRSKVKKSPIVEFQKDTVLTVDKDNFFVNEKNKDRFIQYLIIDFTRSGIKIKLNTNDLHSNIVQTAIDNASTYDKTFIVSDNADLLLKMCIISNKDNVYFMKPSKNPTYFHVDSFSSNKIKLSMLFLHAVSGSDSTSSIFQQGKTQIYSALSKMHMKDIKNLMTIFANPTSDKNAIADAGINFIRRLYDDQNNDDDLNILRYNRFSKSVTRSRYDLACIPPSKEAIRQHMYRTYHQIQKWLGNDLPPTEWGWKLVCNHLEPITFLAEVAPKGLLELISCQCDGVCSVYCLCKQVGLDCCVLCINCNGKSCHGLDMALDSSETGFNVLLKCDAYGNPIDCFAVSKEEDDDNEKEPAESESATPRPKRVKREANGEEMREQELEEVYILEEQDS from the exons atggAATTTAGCGCGGAGGTAACAGACGAGCGCTCGAGCAGCGGGTCGGGGCGCGCGGTTGGCATGGCCGATGCG TTCGACTATTTAACGCAATGCTTTTTCTGCGGCGGCGACGCGTCCGAAACGTTCGCCCGGCAGGTGCTCAAGCAGCCGGCCTCCAAACGGCAGAACTACGTGGCCAGGGTCAGCCACTCGCACGTGGCGGACAATCTGTACTGGACCTCGCTGGATTACCCGGACTCCGAGGTTGGCGAG TTCCGGAAGAGAATAAAAGACAAGGATTTGGTCGCCCTCCGCGCCCGCTACCACCTGCACTGCTCCACCAGGTTCCGCTTCCCGCGGCGgccgcgcggcgccggcgccggcgccgggcgCGGCCGGCCGCCCGACGAGGACCTGCGCGCGGAATTCGAATCCATCTACAACCACATACACGACAATTGGGAAGACTCCCAGTTCGACCTTTCCGACTTCAACTTTACCGGTTCCCTTAGGACTTTTGTCCAAAAAATTGAAGATCGTTACGGTGGCGTTTTGAAGAGCAAGAATAATTTCGTCGTCGTACCGCCCGCTCAAGAAATATTGAAAGAAAAATGGCACGAGGAGAAGCTTGAAGATGAAAGAAGCGAGCGATTGAGAATAGTTAGAACGGCTGCAAATATAATCTTAGAAGATATCAGATCTATCCTCTTTGATACAAATAACTATCCGCCTCCATCTTCGTTCTTGGACGAAGTTAACTCCGTGATACCAGAAACTCTGAAGACTTTTGTAGAAACCGTCGTCACGAAGTATCAAAAGAATCCAGAGCCTTTAAAGAGTACTGTGACGGCTTTAAGTCATTCTATAATGACGGCAGCGAGGCCGAGGACTTTCAAAAGCCCTCTACTTTTAGGGATCGGCAGTTTAATACATCAGAAATATGCCTCGAAGAGTTTAATAGATCTGTTATCGTCTGTAGGGTTTTGTGCTTCGTATAAAGATGTGCGTCAGTTAGAAGTAGCAATGGCTTCCAAAAGTGTCTCACAGTCTCGTCCAGAGTTTACCCAGTTCGTTTTTGATAGTGTTCAAAGTGATAAAGGACCTTTGCTTGTGGGCGTTCAGTGTAACACACCAAAAACCAAAGATACACCTATAAAACTACAAGAGAATATTTCTGATTTCAGCAAGGTTAAATATAAAGCAACATTGAAGAAATACCGCCCCAAGTCTAACCTTATGAATGTTCTAATAGAAGACCATAGAGATGACACGGCGATACTCCCAACTAGAGGTGATGCTCTATGGTTGTTTGGGAAGAGCGAACCGTCTCTCAACATGCCTGGATGGGAAAATTTCATTAGCAAAATGCCAACAGAAAAAGAACACCAAATATCAGAAATTCGTCCTTTACCAGTGATAGAAACCCCGCCGTCAAGAGACGCCATTTATACAGCACTTAAAGAAGCTCAGAAGAAAACTAAAGGAACATGTTTAGTGACGTTCGATCAACCGATGTACCAATTAGCTCAGAAAATAGTTACAAATCCCAGTAGTTTAATGCTCGATGTTGTTTTGAAATTGGGGGGTTTTGATTTGATAAAATCGTTTCTTGGTGTTATAGGGTTTATCATGTCTGGGAGTGGATTGAAAGAGTTGTGGTGCAGTATTTACGCTCCAGAACATATTGAGAAAATGATGACAGGACATGCTTTCCCTCGCGCTGTGAGAGCACATTTTTTGACACGCTCAGCTCTTTTcaatattataactaaagatTTCGACTTGACAACTGAAGAGAGATTGGAAATTGAAGGGATTTTAGAAGGACACTACATGCCAGAATATGAAAACGAGAAAAATTATCAGGAACCACTGGCGATAACTCTGGAGCTGCTAGAAAAGCGAGGCCCGACTGCCCAACTGTGGGTCCAATACTTCCGTATGACAACCCTCGTCGCTCAGTTCATAGAGGCTGAAAGGGCTGCCAATTGGGATCTTCATCTGTCATCAATAAAAAAGATGCTACCATATTTCCACGCTGCTGGATACTTTGAGTACGCAAAATCGTGTAGCTTGTATATACAAGACATGAAAGGGCTTGAAACAAAGATGAACGAGGAGGAGTTTGAGAAATTTACGAAAAAAGGATATTTTGCTGTCAGATGGACAGGGAATTTTGAATGGCCTGACAGAGCAGTGGAAAAGACTATGACATTGTTGAAGAGGCCTGGAGGAGTTACGAATGGAACAAAAGTCACTGACGATTTTCTAGCAAACTGGCTTTTTGCATCTCCTCCACTGAGCATAGTATCACAAGTAGTCGAAAATTTCTGCAAACCGTCTGAAATTGAGCCAAATACCATGGATAAACAAGACTCAGCAAAATTGCAGAGTTGGTTTGAAGAACACAACCCCTTTGCTGAAACTGGGAATCTCGTTGCTCTCAGCATGGACACAACAGGAAAGGATCTTAACTGTCACGAGGCCGAAATGGTTGGGAAGCAAATAATGAAAGAAACAATTGGTCAAAAGTATAGAGATGTCCGTTATGAAAGAATTCATTGCGTGCGTCCTCTATCCGTCGACAAATCTATTGAAATCGAGGGCTTACACGTACCTATAGAGCCTGATACTATTTTAAAACGTATTTACAAAACTTCCGAAGAAAAGCTTAAATCTTTCTTTGAATATGAGTTGGCGCCGTATCCTATGTCGTTGTTTGATGACCGAGGGATATCGGAATCGAATAAGTCTTCCTTATTCGATCAGTTTCTTCCAGTGGAAATAACAGATGGGGACAACCGCTTTTATGTATTAGATGGCGAATTCCTCTTGCGCAAAGTTACTTGGAAAGAGGGCGCCACTGTATCAAATATCTCCTGCTCGTATGTCGAATACGTGAAAACGTATTTCAAAAATGTCATTGTCATATTTGGTAGCAACAAAGCATCAGACACTGCAAGGCGTAGCAAAGTCAAGAAAAGTCCAATTGTGGAATTCCAGAAAGATACAGTATTAACGGTTGACAAAGATAACTTTTTTGTCAATGAAAAGAATAAAGACAGATTTATACAGTATCTGATAATCGATTTCACACGCTCCGGTATAAAAATCAAGTTGAATACCAATGATTTACATTCTAATATCGTTCAAACAGCCATCGACAATGCTTCCACGTACGATAAAACGTTTATAGTAAGTGACAACGCAGACTTGCTACTTAAAATGTGTATTATTTCAAACAAAGACAATGTATATTTCATGAAACCTTCAAAAAACCCCACGTACTTCCACGTAGATAGCTTCAGCAGCAACAAAATTAAGCTTAGCATGCTCTTTTTACATGCTGTATCCGGCTCCGATTCAACCTCATCAATTTTCCAACAAGGAAAAACACAGATATACTCAGCGCTGTCCAAAATGCATATGAAAGACATTAAAAACCTTATGACCATTTTCGCAAATCCCACTTCTGATAAAAACGCTATAGCGGACGCAGGGATAAATTTCATTCGACGTCTGTACGACGATCAAAATAACGATGATGACTTAAATATTCTCAGGTATAACAGATTCTCTAAGAGTGTCACTAGAAGTAGATATGATCTGGCATGTATACCGCCTTCCAAAGAAGCAATAAGACAGCATATGTATAGAACTTATCATCAGATACAGAAATGGCTTGGAAATGACTTGCCTCCAACGGAATGGGGATGGAAGTTAGTCTGCAATCACTTAGAACCGATAACATTTTTAGCTGAAGTCGCTCCCAAGGGGTTATTGGAGTTAATTAGTTGTCAATGTGATGGTGTGTGCTCTGTTTACTGTCTTTGCAAGCAAGTAGGTTTGGATTGTTGTGTGCTGTGTATTAATTGTAACGGGAAATCTTGCCATGGATTAGACATGGCTTTAGACTCATCAGAAACGGGTTTTAATGTCCTTTTAAAGTGTGATGCGTATGGGAATCCTATAGATTGCTTTGCGGTTAGTAAAGAGGAGGATGATGATAACGAAAAGGAGCCAGCGGAGTCTGAGTCAGCAACGCCGAGACCGAAACGGGTAAAGAGAGAGGCAAACGGTGAAGAAATGAGAGAACAGGAGCTCGAAGAAGTGTATATACTTGAGGAGCAAGATAGCTAG
- the LOC133530635 gene encoding uncharacterized protein LOC133530635, whose translation MEEKNNRLCVICDQYLDIGVVVVKERGLLKFIESSIARGDGKQDYFKNRTEIKIHKNCRNSYNNQKCIDAAIKRNKKVSENRSESTEFDFQNKCLFCDKDASILFEEQQARYPESNRVAVGQVETFETQNAILQACTINADYWSQLVLLRIGQLNILEKNARYHYDCYNIFCHALQAPGLEQGHHESESNEVAMDQDLNMTESSDHSIKMEPDDPDEVNVELEHPVKQEPDPEAPQNTLNVSDPLRTSDSSKPEPVTPLRNQVCRICNCALTQDITIVKYKGYLTLQRSSELRQDGRFPPGTEHELIEVPLHTACRKKYSREGSIRKSICMRVQREMDANAPTLDGNKVRRLTQA comes from the exons ATGGAGGAGAAAAACAATAGATTATGTGTAATATGTGATCAATATTTGGACATTGGCGTAGTCGTTGTAAAAGAGAGGGGACTATTAAAATTCATCGAATCGAGCATCGCAAGGGGTGATGGAAAACAAGACTATTTTAAAAACCGCaccgaaataaaaatacacaaaaactgCCGAAACTCATACAATAATCAAAAGTGTATTGATGCTGCAATAAAAAGGAACAAAAAGGTATCAGAAAATAGATCTGAATCAACCGAATTCGACTTTCAAAATAAGTGTTTGTTTTGTGATAAGGATGCATCAATATTATTTGAAGAACAGCAAGCGAGATATCCTGAGTCCAACCGAGTTGCGGTAGGACAAGTCGAGACATTCGAAACTCAAAATGCAATACTTCAGGCATGCACAATAAATGCTGATTATTGGAGTCAACTA gttCTTTTACGGATTggtcaattaaatattttagaaaaaaatgctaGATACCACTATGATTGCTACAATATATTTTGTCACGCTCTTCAAGCACCTGGACTTGAGCAAGGCCACCATGAGTCAGAAAGCAATGAAGTTGCCATGGATCAAG ACTTGAATATGACGGAGTCATCGGACCACTCCATTAAGATGGAGCCTGATGATCCTGATGAGGTGAACGTAGAGTTGGAGCATCCTGTCAAGCAGGAACCTGATCCGGAGGCCCCGCAGAATACACTCAATG TTTCAGACCCTTTAAGAACTTCTGATTCTTCGAAACCAGAACCAGTAACACCATTAAGAAACCAG GTGTGTCGTATATGCAACTGCGCCCTAACCCAGGACATAACCATAGTCAAATACAAGGGCTACCTGACCCTCCAGCGCTCGAGCGAACTGCGCCAGGACGGCAGGTTCCCTCCGGGCACGGAGCACGAGCTGATCGAAGTGCCACTGCATACTGCGTGCAGGAAGAAGTACAGTCGGGAGGGATCGATTAGGAAGAGCATCTGTATGAGGGTGCAGAGAGAGATGGATGCGAACGCGCCTACGCTTGACGGTAATAAGGTGAGGAGATTAACACAGGCTTAG